The genomic region GATCCGGCCGGACGAGGCGGCGTCGACCAACGGAACCGGCGCACCGACGGCCACCGCCGAGTCCGGTACCGGCTCCGGTACCTCGGCCAGCCGTGCGGCGATCCGGTCGGCGTAGACCAGCCCCTCCAGGAGGGAGTTGGACGCCAGGCGGTTGGCACCGTGCACCCCGGTCCGGGCGACCTCGCCGACCGCCCACAGGCCGGGGACGCTGGTGCGGCCGTCGATGTCCACCTCGGCCCCGCCGGAGGCGTAGTGGGCGGCCGGGGCCACCGGGATGGGCCGCTCCAGCGGGTCGATGCCGTGGCTCAGGCACGACGCCAGGATGGTGGGGAAGCGCCGCTTCCAGGTGGCCTCGCCGAAGTGGCGGGTCTCCAGGTACACGTGGTCGGTGTCCTGCTCGGCCATGGTGCGGGCGATCGTGCGGGCCACCACGTCGCGGGGCGCGAGGTCGCCCAGCTCGTGCACGCCCTCCATGATCCGGCGCCCCTCGCCGTCCACCACGTAGGCGCCCTCGCCGCGCAACGCCTCGGAGATGAGGGGCTGCCTGCCGCGCGACTCCGGCCCCAGCCAGAGGACGGTGGGGTGGAACTGGATGAACTCCAGGTCGCGCAGGCGTGCCCCGGCGCGCGCCGCCAGGGCCAGGCCGTCGCCGGTGGAGACGGTCGGGTTGGTGGTGGCCGCGAACACCTGCCCCATGCCGCCGGTGGCCAGGACCACCGCCGGGGCCAGGACGGCGCCCACGCCGTCCCGCGCCCCCTCCCCCATGACGTGCAGGGTGACACCGTGGACGGCCCCGGTCACGGGATCGTGCAGGGCGTCGAGGGCGAGGGCGTGCTCGATGACCTCGATGCGCTCCTCGGCCAGGACGGCGGCGACCAGGGCGCGCTGGATCTCGGCGCCGGTGGCGTCGCCGCCCGCGTGGGCGACCCGGTCGGCGCGGTGGCCCCCCTCGCGGGTCAGCGCGAGCGTGCCGTCGTCCCCGCGGTCGAACTCGGCGCCGAGCCCGATGAGCCACCGCAGGGCCTGGGGCCCCTCGGTGGCCATGACGTGGACGGTGTAGGGGTCGGACAGGCCCGCCCCGGCCAGCTGGGTGTCGACCATGTGGGCGACGGGCCCGTCCTCGGGGTCCATGGCGGCGGCGATCCCGCCCTGGGCGAAGCTGGTGGATCCGGTGGACAGGCGGTCCTTGGTGACGAGCACGACCCGGCCGTGCTCGGTGCGCTGTACGTAGCGCAGGGCCGTGCTCAGGCCGGCGATGCCCGAGCCGACGACCGCGACCTCGGCGCCGACCGACCACGAGGCCTCCGGCGCCTGGAGCCGTGTCTGGGTGAGTGAACTCATCTGGGGTCTCTCTCGGGAAGTGCCGTCGACGCCGGGCCGGTCACAGGGCGCCGGCGTCCGTCACGGCGTCGGCCGGGGCGGTCGGGGGGGAAGGTGACCGGCGTGTTGTCGATGAGCCGGGTGGAGCCGACCCTGGCCGCGACGGCGAGGACGGCTTCGCCCTCGAAGTCGGCGGGCGCGTCGGTGAAGGTGGCGGGGTCCACGAGGGCGAGGTAGTCGAGTTCGACGGGCGGGACCGCCTTCGCGGCCTCGTCCAGGACGGCGCGGGCGGCGGCGCGCACGGCGGCGGGGCCGTCCGCGGCGCTGTCGCGCCCGGCGGCGAGCGCGCGGTTCAGGGCCAGGGCGCTGGCGCGCTCGTCATCGGAGAGGTAGACGTTGCGGCTGGAGACGGCCAGTCCGTCGGGGTCGCGCAGCGTGGGGGCGCCGACGATCTCGACCGGCATGGAGAGGTCGGCGGCCATGCGCCGCACGACCGCGATCTGCTGGGCGTCCTTCTGCCCGAAGACCGCCAGGTCGGGGGCGACCAGGTGCAGGAGCTTGCTGACGACGGTGAGCACGCCCGTGAAGAAGCCGGGGCGGGAGGCGCCCTCCAGGAGTTCGCCCATGGCCCCGGCCTGGACGGTGACCATCGGCTCGGTGGGGTACATGGTGGCGACCGTGGGCGCGAAGACGACGTCGACGCCCTCCTCGGCGCACACCTCGGTGTCGGTGTCGAGCGTCCTGGGGTAGCGGTCGAAGTCCTCGCCGGGGCCGAACTGCAGCGGGTTGACGAAGACGCTGACGACGACGGTGTCCGCCCGGTCCCGGGCGATGCGCATGAGACTGCGGTGCCCCGTGTGGAGGGCGCCCATGGTGGGGACCAGGGCGACGCGTCCGGCGTCGGCGAGGGCGCGTCGGAGCTCCTCGGCGGTGTGGACGACGAGGGGCCGCCCGGTGGTCGCGGGCCTGGGTGTGCGTTCGGTCATCGGTGGTTTCCCGTGGTGGAGTGCTGGGACGGTCGCCGGGCCTGGCCGGACCGGCGGGCGCGCGGATCCGCCGGACCCCGCGCGCCGGTGGGCCCGGGGGGGTCGGCGGGCGCGGACCGCGTGGACGGGCCCGCGTTCCGCGTGCGCGGTCGGTCAGCGCCGCAGGACGTCGAGGAGGCGCGCGGCGTCGGCCGGGTCGAGCATGCCCGCGTTGATGGCGCGGTCGGCGGTGAGCCGGGCGAGTTCGACGTAGCTGGCGACGCTCTCGGGCGCGTTCTCGCGCAGCTGTTCGATGTGGCCCGCGACGGTTCCCGCGTCGCCGCGCAGGACGGGGCCGCTCAGTCCGTGGATGCCCAGGCGCAGGGCGTTGTCCAGGGCCGCGCTGAGCATGGGGGCGAGCAGGCGGCCGGGCTCGGGGACCCCGGCGGCGGAGAGCAGGGAGGCGCTGTCGGCCACCAGCGTCACCAGGTGGTTGGCGCCCCCGGCGAGGGCCGCGTGGTAGAGCGTGCGCTTGTCCTCGGCGATCCACACCGGTTCGGCGCCCATCTCGACGACGAGGGCCTCGGCGATGGGGCGCAGCTGTTCGGGCGCGGTGACGCCGAAGGCGCAGTGGGCGAGGCGGTCGACGTCCTCGGGCCGGCCGGTGAAGGTCATCGCCGGGTGCAGGGCCAGCGGCAGGGCGCCGACGATGGTGGCGGGCGCGAGGACGCCGTACCCGTGGGCTCCGCTGGCGTGGACGAGGATCTTGCCCCGCAGGTCGGTGCCGGTGGCCGCCAGGCCCTCGACGAGTTCGGCGAGTTCGTCGTCGGGGACGGTGAGCAGGACGAGGTCGGCGGCTTCGGCGACCTGGGCGGGTTCGAGGATCCGTGCGGTGGGCAGGCGGTCGGCGACCCGTTTCCTGGAGGCCTCGGAGACCGCGGACGCGGCGACCACTTTGTGTCCGGCGCGGCCCAGGGCCAGGCCGAGCACGGATCCGACCCGGCCGGGTCCGATGACTCCGACCCGCAGTCGGGCGGGGCGCCCCTGCGTCGTCTCCATGTGTGTGGTGCCCCCTCGTGTCCGTGCGTCCGGTTCTGCCGCACCGTGACGCCTGAGCACACGATAGCCCTCCCGGTCCGGTGACCTGTGTCCCAGGGACGCGTGTGGGGACGGGTAGCGCGTACCCGTCCCCACTCCTGGTCCGCTCCCGCGCGCTGGGAGGGCCGGTCAGTTCTGGACGATCACCCCGGAGTTGTAGCAGGAGGCGAGGGACTGGCCGAGGACGGCGTTGGAGTTGCCGCAGCCGGCGTTGGAGTTCTCGATGCCGTTGATGTAGGCGATGTTGCCGCTGACGTTGGACCCGTGGCCGGAGGTCCAGGCG from Nocardiopsis aegyptia harbors:
- a CDS encoding L-aspartate oxidase, which encodes MSSLTQTRLQAPEASWSVGAEVAVVGSGIAGLSTALRYVQRTEHGRVVLVTKDRLSTGSTSFAQGGIAAAMDPEDGPVAHMVDTQLAGAGLSDPYTVHVMATEGPQALRWLIGLGAEFDRGDDGTLALTREGGHRADRVAHAGGDATGAEIQRALVAAVLAEERIEVIEHALALDALHDPVTGAVHGVTLHVMGEGARDGVGAVLAPAVVLATGGMGQVFAATTNPTVSTGDGLALAARAGARLRDLEFIQFHPTVLWLGPESRGRQPLISEALRGEGAYVVDGEGRRIMEGVHELGDLAPRDVVARTIARTMAEQDTDHVYLETRHFGEATWKRRFPTILASCLSHGIDPLERPIPVAPAAHYASGGAEVDIDGRTSVPGLWAVGEVARTGVHGANRLASNSLLEGLVYADRIAARLAEVPEPVPDSAVAVGAPVPLVDAASSGRIRTLMSRHAGVLRTGDGLAALSDELDAIAADPAGSADSASTAGSTSTSNSAEPGAGAAPGTDSWEATNLLTVARLVAAAARHRTESRGSHQRADHPEPRPELRIRPAVVRLEGNTPVTTDEDWTPSLPPELVAELDAITFPLADRRGRGSAVPGDEPRAEFTLPYTSPHQSHVDVVRRALAEDLTAGPRIDVTTVATTPGDQVRTAHVVARADGTVSGLPLAELTFWLVADGAVEVHRPVADGDAVKRGDVLMTVTARTRDLLTAERTALNLLTHMSGIATATRTWVDAVAGTGAAVRDSRKTRPGLRALDKYAVRCGGGVNHRYGLSDAGLVKDNHVVAAGGVGAAVRAIRERFPDLPLEVEVDRLDQIEDALAAGAEEILLDNFSVEQLAAAVELVAGRARLESSGGLTLDVAADVARTGVDYLAVGALTHSSPALDIALDLL
- the panC gene encoding pantoate--beta-alanine ligase → MTERTPRPATTGRPLVVHTAEELRRALADAGRVALVPTMGALHTGHRSLMRIARDRADTVVVSVFVNPLQFGPGEDFDRYPRTLDTDTEVCAEEGVDVVFAPTVATMYPTEPMVTVQAGAMGELLEGASRPGFFTGVLTVVSKLLHLVAPDLAVFGQKDAQQIAVVRRMAADLSMPVEIVGAPTLRDPDGLAVSSRNVYLSDDERASALALNRALAAGRDSAADGPAAVRAAARAVLDEAAKAVPPVELDYLALVDPATFTDAPADFEGEAVLAVAARVGSTRLIDNTPVTFPPDRPGRRRDGRRRPVTGPASTALPERDPR
- a CDS encoding Rossmann-like and DUF2520 domain-containing protein; this translates as METTQGRPARLRVGVIGPGRVGSVLGLALGRAGHKVVAASAVSEASRKRVADRLPTARILEPAQVAEAADLVLLTVPDDELAELVEGLAATGTDLRGKILVHASGAHGYGVLAPATIVGALPLALHPAMTFTGRPEDVDRLAHCAFGVTAPEQLRPIAEALVVEMGAEPVWIAEDKRTLYHAALAGGANHLVTLVADSASLLSAAGVPEPGRLLAPMLSAALDNALRLGIHGLSGPVLRGDAGTVAGHIEQLRENAPESVASYVELARLTADRAINAGMLDPADAARLLDVLRR